In Candidatus Woesebacteria bacterium, one DNA window encodes the following:
- a CDS encoding Glycosyl transferase, group 2 family protein/polysaccharide deacetylase family protein yields MIFDMKVSVCLTVLNEEKTIGRVLEGLLEQTKKPDEIVIVDGGSTDKTAEIIRHFQKKDKSIRLVVEKSTIAQGRNLSISLAKNEIVALTDAGCEPYRDWLENLVYFLRHKEIGIVAGFYEMPAPTPFGKVISCYLGVPEERFDPISFLPSTRSVAFRKEVWEKLRGFDESLKKTGEDSLFFYKAVKSGVKIARAKEARVVWGEPGKLSLKEFFGKVSSYACGDIKSKIFWHPSKGLMSHNIKIILVFARYILFLFLSVQFLRFTRFYFWVPFLFLLYLLWPIYKWRDVLKTKKERLYLPLVQIVSDFAVILGLLKGIFER; encoded by the coding sequence TTGATTTTTGATATGAAAGTTTCTGTTTGTTTGACGGTTTTGAATGAGGAGAAGACGATTGGGAGGGTATTGGAGGGGCTTTTGGAGCAGACTAAAAAGCCTGATGAGATAGTTATTGTTGATGGAGGATCAACTGATAAAACAGCTGAAATAATCAGGCATTTTCAAAAGAAAGATAAGAGCATTAGGCTTGTTGTTGAGAAATCAACCATTGCTCAGGGCAGAAATTTATCCATAAGTCTGGCCAAAAATGAGATAGTTGCCTTGACTGATGCCGGTTGCGAGCCTTATCGTGATTGGCTTGAAAATCTTGTCTATTTTTTGAGGCATAAAGAAATAGGAATAGTTGCTGGTTTTTATGAAATGCCAGCCCCAACTCCTTTCGGAAAGGTAATATCTTGTTATCTTGGAGTTCCTGAGGAAAGATTTGACCCCATCTCTTTTTTGCCTTCAACAAGAAGTGTCGCTTTTAGAAAAGAAGTTTGGGAAAAGCTAAGGGGTTTTGATGAAAGCTTAAAGAAAACAGGTGAGGATTCTTTGTTTTTTTATAAAGCTGTGAAATCTGGCGTGAAAATTGCAAGGGCAAAAGAGGCTAGGGTAGTGTGGGGAGAACCGGGGAAGCTCAGTCTTAAAGAATTCTTTGGCAAGGTTTCAAGCTATGCCTGTGGAGATATTAAATCCAAAATTTTCTGGCATCCATCCAAAGGCCTAATGTCGCACAATATTAAAATAATTTTAGTCTTTGCTCGTTATATTTTATTTTTGTTTTTATCGGTTCAGTTTTTAAGATTTACACGATTCTATTTTTGGGTTCCTTTTTTGTTTTTGCTTTATCTTTTGTGGCCGATTTACAAGTGGAGAGATGTTTTAAAAACGAAAAAAGAGCGTCTTTATTTGCCTTTGGTTCAGATTGTTTCTGATTTTGCTGTAATTCTTGGTCTTCTGAAAGGAATTTTTGAAAGATAA
- a CDS encoding glycosyl transferase, group 1 family protein, with amino-acid sequence MCNKGAFVTVITEKYNENLSDDEFLGKVRVLRFDYPKIKFVGLLLIWFKLFSHYLDEIKRAEIVHIHDVFIWYLPFRFLFPNKPVYITFHGYPSFPLSRKAIFYQKMAEKLTRGNICVGSFIEKWFGTRPSFVTYGGVDFKKFYPFTNEEMIYDAVYLGRLDDQSCFLKYLDTFKILLKKNLRFKLLVLGDGKYKSKIKESKNLVYKGAVEDPFHFIQKSRFAFVSGYLSILEALACKKLVFAMFDDPLKEDYLKMTPFYKSIVVCNSSSELARYVEFYTLNPNEAEKKIEPGYKWVKKQTWDKLADTYLTLWKT; translated from the coding sequence TTGTGCAACAAGGGAGCTTTTGTAACTGTAATCACAGAAAAGTACAATGAAAATCTTTCAGATGATGAATTTCTGGGTAAAGTAAGGGTTTTGAGATTTGATTATCCCAAGATTAAGTTTGTGGGGCTTCTTTTAATTTGGTTTAAGTTATTTTCTCATTATCTAGATGAAATTAAGAGAGCTGAAATTGTTCATATACACGATGTGTTTATCTGGTACTTGCCGTTTAGGTTTTTATTTCCTAACAAGCCTGTGTATATTACCTTTCATGGTTATCCTTCTTTTCCATTAAGCAGAAAAGCGATTTTTTATCAAAAGATGGCTGAGAAGTTAACTAGGGGTAATATTTGTGTGGGATCTTTTATTGAAAAATGGTTTGGTACCAGACCGAGTTTTGTAACTTATGGAGGAGTAGATTTTAAAAAGTTTTATCCATTTACAAATGAGGAAATGATTTATGACGCAGTTTATTTAGGCCGACTTGATGATCAAAGTTGTTTTTTGAAGTATCTAGATACTTTTAAGATTTTGCTTAAGAAAAATCTTAGATTTAAACTTCTGGTTTTGGGTGACGGAAAGTATAAAAGTAAAATAAAGGAGAGTAAAAATTTAGTTTATAAAGGTGCTGTGGAGGACCCTTTTCATTTTATCCAAAAATCAAGATTTGCTTTTGTCTCAGGTTATCTCTCTATTTTAGAAGCTCTAGCTTGCAAGAAGTTGGTCTTTGCTATGTTTGACGATCCTTTGAAAGAAGATTATCTTAAGATGACGCCTTTTTATAAGTCGATTGTGGTATGTAATAGTTCTAGCGAATTGGCAAGGTATGTAGAATTTTATACTCTTAATCCAAATGAGGCTGAAAAGAAAATAGAACCAGGCTACAAGTGGGTCAAGAAACAAACGTGGGATAAATTGGCTGATACTTATTTAACGCTGTGGAAAACTTGA
- a CDS encoding glycosyl transferase, group 2 family protein, with protein MMLSAVVLSKNEEKNIKLCLESLAFCDEIILVDDFSEDKTVEVARSLGALVFQRKLAGDFSSQRNFGLEKANGNWVLFVDSDEIVSESLKLEIVSKINDPLNKISGYFLKRRTFFLGREIKYGQAKDDKVLRLARKNSGIWKRKVHEFWEVEGKVGTLNNYLDHYTSFSLKDFIDKINFYSDLHAVSNLEEGKKSNLFKIIFCPPSKFLDNFIFKLGFLDGNYGLVFSLLMSFHSFLSWSKLWLLQKSKK; from the coding sequence ATGATGCTTTCAGCTGTCGTTTTGTCAAAGAATGAGGAAAAAAATATCAAGCTGTGTCTTGAGAGCTTGGCTTTCTGTGATGAGATTATCTTAGTAGACGATTTTTCGGAAGACAAGACAGTTGAGGTTGCAAGAAGTCTCGGGGCTTTAGTCTTTCAAAGAAAACTGGCTGGGGATTTTTCTTCTCAGCGCAATTTTGGTCTTGAAAAGGCAAATGGAAATTGGGTTTTGTTTGTTGATTCAGATGAAATAGTTTCCGAATCTCTTAAACTTGAAATTGTAAGCAAAATCAACGATCCTTTGAACAAAATCTCAGGTTATTTTTTGAAAAGAAGAACATTTTTTTTGGGAAGGGAAATAAAATACGGGCAGGCAAAAGATGATAAAGTTTTACGCTTGGCAAGGAAAAATTCTGGAATTTGGAAACGCAAGGTTCATGAGTTTTGGGAAGTAGAAGGAAAGGTTGGGACTCTGAATAACTATCTTGATCATTACACTTCTTTCAGTCTTAAAGATTTTATTGATAAGATTAATTTTTACTCTGATCTTCATGCTGTCTCCAACTTAGAGGAAGGGAAAAAATCAAATTTGTTTAAGATAATTTTTTGTCCGCCATCTAAATTTCTAGATAATTTTATCTTCAAGTTAGGATTTTTAGATGGCAATTATGGCTTGGTTTTTTCTCTTTTGATGAGTTTTCATTCGTTTTTGTCTTGGAGTAAATTATGGCTCTTACAAAAAAGCAAAAAATAG
- a CDS encoding Glycoside hydrolase, which yields MINCNKYKRFQFMRINKNLISIILSLSLINYLLLPRLIARQADAQNSVLLSDNFDDGDSDGWEEHTFNGDWFVNNGEYWGTASPSGTISKNSYTVRGDTSWKNYSYSVKVRSEEKDDADKIIFFYFNKDRAAYEVNLRSQYDSSHGNDIVLFKSPNLDSTAGSILSQKNIDNYPKTDYTIKVEARNIGEDVQIKIYVDSKLLIEYTDKKTENNTPIYNGAVGLLVWTQTPHTTAFDDVLVKSLDTPPTPHVEKVILAPGMGASWNTEAILNCKLNGYQGNWTMAPFAEDIYNPLISSLQDNGFQVIPFYYD from the coding sequence ATGATTAACTGTAATAAATACAAGAGATTTCAATTTATGAGAATAAACAAAAATTTAATTTCAATCATTTTATCACTCTCACTCATAAATTACCTACTTTTACCCCGCTTAATAGCAAGACAGGCTGACGCACAAAACAGTGTACTTCTTTCTGACAATTTTGATGATGGCGATTCTGATGGTTGGGAAGAACATACTTTCAATGGAGATTGGTTTGTAAATAACGGTGAGTACTGGGGAACAGCATCTCCGAGCGGAACGATAAGCAAAAATTCTTACACTGTTAGAGGAGATACTTCTTGGAAAAACTATAGCTACTCTGTAAAAGTAAGAAGTGAGGAAAAAGATGACGCTGACAAAATTATATTCTTCTATTTCAATAAAGACCGAGCCGCATACGAGGTAAATCTCAGAAGCCAATACGACTCATCACATGGTAATGACATCGTACTATTTAAATCCCCCAACTTAGACTCTACAGCAGGCAGTATTCTAAGTCAAAAAAACATAGACAATTACCCAAAAACAGACTATACAATAAAAGTAGAGGCAAGAAACATTGGGGAAGATGTACAGATAAAAATATATGTAGACTCCAAACTTCTTATCGAATATACAGACAAAAAGACAGAAAACAACACCCCAATATACAATGGAGCAGTAGGTTTGTTGGTCTGGACACAAACACCCCACACAACAGCTTTCGATGATGTTTTGGTGAAAAGCCTAGACACACCACCAACCCCACACGTTGAAAAAGTCATTCTTGCTCCTGGGATGGGGGCAAGTTGGAACACAGAGGCGATCCTCAATTGCAAGCTTAATGGATATCAAGGTAATTGGACAATGGCGCCTTTTGCTGAAGACATTTATAACCCTCTGATCTCATCGCTTCAAGATAATGGTTTTCAAGTCATTCCTTTTTATTACGACTAG
- a CDS encoding Ferric reductase encodes MNKNSRIFLFFYISVILFFSFSILNSVFQAISAYKSYNFALTVLNLLQRLSGSLALFLLFVQIVIGAYRPKWSSILGGWVMNFHIWQGRVAYFLVLLHTFSLLFFNFVAKKGFNPFYVFVDFCILCRTKLELFYSFGRFGFYLLTLAVIAAVLRSRPWWKENWRYFHYLNYVLFLIIAPHAFFVGSDFSPKGYLFYFLLFFVIVVSLIVLQKLLFWFKSSFRWK; translated from the coding sequence ATGAATAAAAACTCGCGTATTTTTTTATTTTTTTATATTTCTGTTATTTTGTTTTTCTCTTTCAGTATCTTGAATAGTGTTTTTCAAGCTATTTCTGCCTATAAAAGTTACAACTTTGCTTTGACTGTTTTGAATTTATTGCAAAGATTATCCGGTTCTTTGGCTTTATTCTTGCTTTTTGTGCAGATAGTAATAGGCGCTTATCGGCCAAAATGGTCCTCAATATTGGGTGGTTGGGTAATGAATTTCCATATTTGGCAGGGCAGGGTGGCTTATTTTTTGGTTTTACTTCATACTTTTTCTTTGCTTTTTTTCAATTTTGTCGCCAAAAAGGGCTTTAACCCTTTTTATGTTTTTGTTGATTTTTGCATTCTTTGCAGAACAAAGCTTGAGCTTTTTTATTCATTTGGCAGATTTGGATTTTATCTTTTGACTCTTGCTGTTATTGCGGCTGTTTTAAGAAGTAGGCCTTGGTGGAAAGAAAACTGGCGCTATTTTCATTACCTTAATTATGTTTTGTTTTTAATCATTGCCCCTCACGCTTTCTTTGTAGGATCTGATTTTTCACCCAAAGGATACCTCTTTTACTTTCTTTTGTTTTTTGTGATTGTGGTATCTTTGATTGTTCTCCAAAAATTGCTTTTCTGGTTTAAGTCAAGCTTCAGGTGGAAGTAG
- a CDS encoding Lipopolysaccharide biosynthesis protein WzxC: MPFLGYNLSVGYFKNAAKGVSWMGLLRASTRAIAFLRIAILARLLTPDQFGIYGVGSLILAFLEVITETGVNIVLIQSRKKLVHYLDTAWVVSIFRGMLISFLMILVSYPVSLFFGSPASLNVILFLSLVPFLRGFINPMIVSFQKELDFKKEFLLRFSVFSFDATLAILFAFLTKSVLSLAIGLIGSALLEVFLSFYFLKPTPRFKFEKEKIRYIISRGKWLTFAGVFNYLFEQGDDWVVGRIMGTQSLGIYQVAYKISSLPVYEVGQVFNKVTFPVYNLIKDDKERLKKAFYKVTLTISALVVPFGLILFFFTDPLVRIVLGEKWLSAVPVIKVLSIFGIVRSIASSAHSLYLGVDKQEYSTIVTLVGILGLGLTIVPLVIKFGIVGAGFSALFGTLVSLPLVFYYLAKVFKEK; the protein is encoded by the coding sequence TTGCCATTTTTAGGTTACAATCTGTCTGTGGGATACTTTAAAAATGCGGCGAAGGGAGTTTCTTGGATGGGTCTTCTCAGGGCTTCGACGCGTGCGATAGCTTTTTTAAGGATAGCCATTTTGGCAAGGCTTCTAACTCCTGACCAGTTTGGTATTTACGGTGTTGGTTCTTTGATACTTGCTTTTCTTGAGGTAATAACAGAAACAGGAGTAAATATTGTCTTAATCCAATCGCGTAAAAAGTTGGTCCATTATCTTGATACCGCTTGGGTTGTTTCTATCTTTCGCGGTATGTTAATTTCTTTTCTTATGATTCTTGTTAGTTATCCTGTTTCTCTTTTCTTTGGCAGTCCTGCTTCTTTAAATGTAATTCTCTTTTTGAGTTTAGTGCCTTTTTTAAGAGGGTTTATCAACCCAATGATAGTTAGTTTTCAAAAGGAACTTGATTTTAAAAAAGAGTTTCTTTTAAGGTTTTCTGTTTTTTCTTTTGATGCAACGCTTGCTATTCTTTTTGCTTTCTTAACAAAGTCTGTTTTGAGTCTAGCTATTGGCCTTATCGGTAGTGCCCTTCTTGAGGTTTTTCTTTCCTTCTATTTTTTGAAACCTACTCCAAGATTTAAGTTTGAGAAGGAAAAAATTAGGTATATCATCTCGCGAGGCAAATGGTTAACTTTTGCTGGTGTCTTTAACTATCTTTTTGAGCAGGGTGATGATTGGGTGGTAGGGAGAATAATGGGAACTCAATCTTTGGGAATTTATCAAGTTGCTTATAAAATTTCCTCTCTTCCTGTTTACGAGGTCGGTCAGGTTTTTAACAAGGTGACCTTTCCTGTTTATAATTTGATTAAAGACGATAAAGAAAGGTTAAAGAAGGCTTTTTATAAAGTTACCTTGACAATTTCTGCTTTGGTTGTTCCTTTTGGCTTGATTTTATTTTTCTTTACAGATCCTTTGGTAAGAATAGTTTTGGGGGAAAAATGGCTTTCTGCCGTTCCTGTAATTAAGGTCCTATCTATTTTTGGTATAGTAAGGTCTATTGCAAGTTCTGCTCATTCTCTTTACCTGGGCGTTGATAAACAAGAGTATTCTACAATAGTTACTTTAGTTGGCATTTTGGGCCTTGGTTTAACTATTGTTCCTCTAGTAATTAAATTTGGTATAGTGGGAGCTGGTTTTTCGGCTCTTTTTGGCACTTTAGTTTCTCTTCCTTTGGTCTTTTATTATTTGGCTAAAGTCTTTAAAGAAAAATGA
- a CDS encoding Inosine-5'-monophosphate dehydrogenase / CBS domain produces MFGIKKEKEIPLALSYDDVLLVPQHSEINSRQDVDLTTQITPRVTLKIPLISVNMTDVTGVRMAVALGQLGGIGFLPRFNAIEEEVQMVKEVKQEGVKVGAAVGIRDGELERAKALVEAGADILTIDVAHGALQKAIDVTKTLKRLYGNKVDIVSGVVATYEAACDLFKAGADSVRVGVGPGTICTTRITTGAGVPQITALLEAAKAARKFKKTILCDGGTKNPGDIMKGLAAGASAVVIGSQFAGCDESEGEIVIKDGKKYKAYNASTSKAEKEKHTQKINTSSNYLKHIEGIESLVPYRGPLSEIVSYLEASLRAGFSYSGAKNIKELWKKARFVQVTPQGQRESGYHDVIPNFDN; encoded by the coding sequence GTGTTTGGAATCAAGAAAGAAAAAGAAATACCTCTAGCTTTATCTTACGATGATGTGCTTTTAGTGCCCCAGCATTCAGAGATCAATAGCAGGCAAGATGTAGATCTGACTACTCAAATTACCCCTCGAGTTACCCTAAAAATCCCTCTTATCAGCGTTAATATGACTGATGTTACAGGAGTAAGAATGGCAGTTGCTTTAGGCCAACTTGGCGGCATTGGTTTTCTGCCTCGCTTTAACGCCATTGAAGAAGAAGTACAAATGGTAAAAGAGGTAAAACAAGAGGGAGTTAAAGTTGGCGCGGCTGTTGGCATAAGAGATGGGGAATTAGAAAGAGCTAAAGCTCTAGTTGAAGCAGGAGCTGATATTCTCACAATCGATGTAGCCCATGGTGCTCTGCAAAAAGCTATAGATGTTACAAAAACGCTCAAAAGACTCTATGGAAATAAAGTAGATATCGTCTCAGGAGTTGTAGCGACATACGAGGCAGCCTGTGATCTTTTTAAGGCAGGTGCTGATTCTGTTAGAGTTGGAGTCGGTCCGGGGACAATTTGCACCACGAGAATTACCACCGGAGCTGGAGTGCCACAGATTACTGCTTTGCTTGAAGCCGCAAAAGCAGCTCGAAAATTTAAAAAGACTATTCTTTGCGACGGCGGGACAAAAAATCCTGGTGACATTATGAAAGGGCTTGCAGCAGGAGCCTCAGCGGTTGTCATTGGCAGTCAATTTGCAGGCTGCGACGAATCAGAAGGAGAGATAGTCATCAAAGATGGCAAAAAATACAAGGCCTACAACGCCTCAACTTCAAAAGCTGAAAAAGAAAAACATACACAAAAGATAAACACCAGCTCAAATTATCTCAAGCATATTGAAGGAATTGAAAGCCTAGTTCCCTACCGTGGCCCTTTAAGCGAAATCGTTTCTTATCTAGAAGCTAGCTTAAGAGCCGGTTTTTCCTATTCTGGAGCCAAAAATATAAAAGAACTCTGGAAAAAGGCAAGATTTGTCCAAGTTACTCCTCAAGGTCAAAGAGAAAGCGGATATCATGACGTTATCCCCAATTTTGACAATTGA
- a CDS encoding Glycosyl transferase, group 2 family protein: MDFNERVIPGVTANFQFQESLARYEFARANLKKGIKVLDLGCGTGYGSNLLSKSFEVFAVDSDKEAISYAKKHYSGSASFIFADAVFLPFGDDEFDAVCSFEVLEHIEDDRKMLSEVKRVLKKEGKFIMSTPKRVGRKLRSPYHIREYSYDELSSLLKKYFKRVEIMGQSKSEKAKSAFDDFLKSQKAREKMVQGDSFGIRKLLPKPLKEKIWKLLGAFFGRATQESLKTSDFPITSDIKNAEFFIAICQK, from the coding sequence ATGGATTTTAATGAAAGAGTGATACCGGGTGTTACTGCTAATTTTCAGTTTCAGGAGTCACTTGCGCGCTATGAATTCGCTCGAGCGAATCTTAAGAAAGGAATTAAAGTTTTGGACCTTGGCTGCGGTACAGGTTATGGCAGCAACTTGCTTTCAAAAAGTTTTGAAGTTTTTGCTGTTGACTCTGATAAAGAGGCAATATCTTATGCCAAGAAACATTATTCAGGTAGTGCAAGTTTTATTTTTGCCGACGCTGTCTTTTTGCCATTTGGAGATGATGAATTTGACGCAGTCTGTTCTTTTGAAGTTTTAGAACACATTGAAGATGATAGGAAAATGCTCTCTGAAGTAAAGAGGGTTCTAAAAAAAGAAGGCAAGTTTATAATGTCTACGCCCAAAAGAGTTGGCCGCAAATTAAGAAGCCCTTATCATATCAGGGAATATAGTTATGATGAATTGTCTTCTTTATTGAAGAAGTATTTTAAGAGAGTGGAAATAATGGGCCAGTCAAAAAGCGAAAAGGCAAAGAGTGCCTTCGACGATTTTCTTAAGTCACAAAAAGCGAGAGAAAAAATGGTGCAGGGTGATAGTTTTGGTATTAGAAAACTGCTGCCAAAACCTTTGAAAGAAAAGATTTGGAAATTATTGGGAGCTTTCTTTGGCCGCGCGACTCAGGAATCGCTTAAAACTTCCGATTTTCCTATTACCTCAGATATTAAAAATGCTGAATTTTTTATAGCAATATGTCAAAAGTAA
- a CDS encoding glycosyl transferase family 2 yields the protein MSKVKVSIIIVYYKDKEALFSCLKSIKENRPKVSFEVIVVDNNEVKRIEKEVKKQFNRIKYVKSPGNIGYGAGNNLGASLANGDFLMILNPDTLIKPGSIDTLVDFLVKNKDVTVVAPNLIDKKGKIFTQLGSRELTPLRGIVALSFLNKVFPHNKISRDYWLKDLPLNQKREVDVVPGSAFLIRKDVFERIGGFDENIFLFFEESDLGIRIKKLGYKLYIIPESEVVHFWSGGKKDPPYIKKIFKKSRFYYFKKHFGLAPALLVEVFARFSKWHFLFLLLILIVFLLLRRIF from the coding sequence ATGTCAAAAGTAAAAGTCTCAATAATTATTGTTTATTATAAAGATAAAGAGGCACTTTTTAGTTGTCTTAAATCAATTAAAGAAAACAGGCCTAAAGTTTCTTTTGAGGTGATAGTAGTTGATAATAATGAGGTAAAGAGGATAGAAAAAGAGGTAAAAAAGCAGTTTAATCGGATAAAGTATGTAAAATCTCCGGGAAATATTGGTTATGGAGCTGGTAATAACTTAGGTGCCTCCCTTGCAAATGGTGATTTTTTAATGATCTTAAATCCTGATACTTTAATCAAACCTGGTTCTATAGACACTTTAGTTGATTTTTTGGTTAAAAATAAGGATGTGACAGTGGTAGCTCCGAATTTGATTGATAAAAAGGGTAAAATTTTTACTCAGCTGGGGTCAAGAGAACTTACTCCACTTAGGGGTATAGTTGCTCTTTCTTTTCTGAACAAAGTTTTTCCTCATAACAAAATATCAAGGGATTATTGGCTTAAAGATTTGCCTCTTAATCAAAAAAGAGAGGTGGATGTTGTCCCTGGTTCTGCCTTTTTGATTAGAAAGGATGTTTTTGAAAGGATTGGCGGTTTTGATGAAAATATTTTTCTTTTTTTTGAGGAAAGCGATTTGGGGATAAGAATTAAGAAGCTGGGTTATAAGTTATATATTATTCCTGAGTCAGAAGTTGTTCATTTTTGGTCTGGTGGCAAAAAAGACCCTCCCTATATAAAGAAAATTTTTAAGAAAAGCAGATTCTATTATTTTAAAAAGCATTTTGGTCTAGCTCCCGCACTTTTGGTTGAAGTTTTTGCCAGATTTTCCAAATGGCATTTCTTATTTTTGCTTTTGATTTTGATAGTATTCCTTTTGCTTAGGAGGATTTTTTAG
- a CDS encoding Glycoside hydrolase yields MGGLVGRAYLESGSDKIYKYISAGSPHQGTALAYPAWYGGEIWNNSLVTKIAATLLIKRCGINHKNDMETLREIAPSFRDLLPIYPFLIDKKTGILKGIDTNQWLGKSVFPPTGTATIIATLSGNGFDTLENIITKEPSKKEKKLGLWEEGKPAGKETTTKGDGTVLSKSAKIENKKVTNFEINQNHGGLVTSQEGINTIINFLKGEKSALSATSLITGEEPKSALVMIAYPSTFVSIDPQGKIKRDKHNVVTQINPKSGKYKVGFLPLADESTLLIGQFLKNGDYSWKEYKIKGRLPFAKTIKFDENTLTENPLQ; encoded by the coding sequence ATGGGTGGTCTTGTCGGCAGAGCCTATCTTGAAAGTGGCAGCGATAAAATCTACAAATACATTTCAGCAGGATCACCTCATCAGGGGACTGCTCTTGCCTACCCTGCGTGGTACGGAGGCGAGATATGGAATAACAGTTTGGTAACCAAAATCGCAGCCACACTTCTGATTAAGCGCTGCGGAATCAATCACAAAAACGATATGGAAACACTAAGAGAAATCGCCCCTTCTTTTCGAGATCTACTTCCAATTTATCCATTCCTCATAGATAAAAAAACAGGAATTCTCAAAGGTATAGACACAAATCAATGGCTTGGGAAAAGCGTGTTTCCGCCAACTGGGACAGCTACAATCATAGCTACTCTTTCGGGAAATGGTTTTGATACCCTAGAAAACATTATAACAAAAGAACCTTCTAAAAAGGAAAAGAAACTCGGTCTTTGGGAAGAAGGCAAGCCAGCAGGAAAAGAAACAACAACTAAGGGAGACGGAACTGTGCTTTCAAAAAGCGCCAAAATAGAAAATAAAAAGGTTACAAACTTTGAAATTAATCAAAACCATGGAGGTCTAGTGACATCACAGGAAGGAATAAATACCATCATAAATTTTCTTAAGGGAGAAAAATCAGCTCTATCAGCAACGTCTTTAATCACTGGTGAAGAACCAAAATCCGCACTGGTAATGATAGCCTACCCGTCTACTTTTGTCTCAATTGATCCTCAAGGGAAAATCAAAAGAGACAAACACAATGTGGTAACTCAAATTAATCCCAAATCAGGAAAATACAAAGTTGGCTTTCTTCCTCTTGCTGATGAATCAACTCTCCTTATCGGGCAATTCCTTAAAAATGGCGACTATTCCTGGAAAGAATACAAAATAAAAGGAAGATTACCTTTTGCCAAGACTATAAAATTTGACGAGAATACTCTCACTGAAAATCCCCTGCAATAA
- a CDS encoding Signal peptidase I: MRTIKKLGSFFFDILQTVVFAISIFLFIYLLLFQPHKIKGDSMQPNYPDGEFLLTNKVTYRFNPPQRGDVIVFKAPANEEDDYIKRIIGLPGETVSIKNGHVYINGKMLEENYLASTLYTSGGLFLPNDKEVVVPQDHFFVLGDNRPYSSDSRAWGFVPKQNIIGRAWLVYWPPQKAGFIPKVEYNF, translated from the coding sequence ATGAGAACTATCAAAAAACTTGGATCTTTTTTCTTTGACATACTTCAGACGGTAGTGTTTGCTATCTCAATCTTTCTTTTTATCTATCTCCTTCTTTTTCAACCCCATAAAATCAAAGGAGATTCAATGCAGCCAAATTACCCCGATGGTGAATTTTTGCTGACCAATAAAGTCACCTACCGGTTTAATCCTCCGCAAAGAGGCGATGTTATCGTATTTAAGGCTCCTGCTAACGAAGAGGATGACTATATCAAAAGAATAATCGGTCTTCCAGGAGAAACAGTTTCAATAAAAAACGGTCATGTTTATATCAATGGAAAAATGCTTGAAGAAAATTATCTCGCAAGCACTCTTTACACAAGCGGAGGACTTTTTCTGCCAAATGATAAAGAAGTTGTTGTTCCTCAAGATCACTTTTTTGTCTTGGGAGACAATAGACCTTATTCCTCAGATTCACGGGCTTGGGGCTTTGTGCCAAAGCAAAACATCATTGGCAGAGCCTGGCTTGTCTATTGGCCACCGCAAAAAGCAGGATTTATCCCCAAAGTGGAATATAATTTCTAG